One genomic region from Cardiocondyla obscurior isolate alpha-2009 linkage group LG01, Cobs3.1, whole genome shotgun sequence encodes:
- the LOC139102176 gene encoding follicle cell protein 3C-1-like — MNVSRKKVELYLILMIIALCTLYSCAEHNSTVTNIKSSINTKEQPIGCTCGVFLSGQFKKGSKEQPKGYAALLHEYPNPLPCNIAGNKLCINKCLEVIVKHLPNSPTILCASIDRNCHKERAHLFIKNCKDEWINANLSAGREYCCKDGTPYKC, encoded by the exons ATGAACGTCTCACGGAAAAAg GTcgagttatatttaattttaatgataatagcTCTTTGTACATTATATTCTTGCGCAGAACATAATAGTACtgttacaaatattaaatcctCTATAAATACAAAAGAACAGCCAATTGGTTGTACCTGTGGTGTATTCTTAAGTGGACAATTCAAAAAGGGTAGCAAAGAGCAACCCAAAGGATATGCCGCACTCCTTCATGAATATCCTAATCCACTTCCATGCAATATTGCTGGGAATAAACTTTGTATCAACAAATGCCTCGAAGTT atagTGAAACATTTACCGAACAGTCCGACAATTCTCTGTGCTTCGATAGATCGTAATTGTCACAAAGAAAGG GCTCATCTCTTCATCAAAAACTGTAAAGACGAGTGGATAAATGCAAATCTATCGGCTGGTAGAGAGTATTGCTGTAAAGACGGCACAccatataaatgttaa
- the LOC139102239 gene encoding uncharacterized protein — translation MCARVLTCPLCSQPGFLTLDALRTGLVSVATRPLICPVCNEVLLGIDKLTIHLFSHTINLSSGAMESSKSTDVVVADGYLVAVQNAHNAFHNWNKLKHLGKAASDNDRTCVEPSDSNVTDVRNNISNASSQPKAQCQSSTMKTVSQSSLVSDYNSDVIKVNILPQSDGNHISVQKTTANLQQGALNVNYATQYFCNDNIKHLNVPQETIQAEKSAASHLIAATNIAESVDANAYENLGRECIESSGQCATKQRLMEDLTEEERDLFNFQSAPNVTANVCVKESPGEHTGKKTLPATAKKTTLEMNTEDQNRNSEYRPMLSHAQTKAFRTIVPKEKTERCNICGFHFPDTNILNLHRQLVHEQDTSSGLEKVPKNYSCHLCSKVFKMRGSLMVHMRVAHVGHHSDSFSKDDQIEAAYPGDAGYTCPTCGKKFKKEQHVVQHLKTHEGKQWECDTCSKMFTTKYFLKKHKRLHSGEMPYKCKICDKSFTFQQSYHKHRLYHKDDKPHTCATCGRSFKELSTLHNHERIHTGEKPFACETCVSVTLRCAVHGLLKAGKCFRQRVSYLVHRRIHTGVMPYKCTMCGKSFRYKVSQRTHKCPAQASGSVEQLITERLEAESRTVRSQTTNNLQESQSLTDARDSEENKFVLIINAEGQHVLALQSEVNDISSQKEERAIKYGDADNSNQDSKSKQWNTNDLNDTRFDESVADRGQSNNEKIAKTTNDFFSMVMSPLENGMSSPTFEMEQLRVSSPKRKEDLVNSYTTFQQVSDGVQINVGEPDMTHSFSPNKDATNSLQTINEESLKELLYGIDRK, via the exons ATGTGCGCACGAGTCCTGACGTGTCCGCTGTGCTCGCAACCTGGATTCTTAACGCTTGACGCGTTACGAACCGGACTCGTAAGTGTAGCGACTCGACCTCTCATATGTCCCGTCTGTAATGAAGTACTGTTAGGCATCGATAAGTTAACTATACATCTGTTTAGTCACACGATTAATCTAAGCAGCGGTGCAATGGAATCATCCAAGTCTACGGACGTCGTCGTTGCGGACGGATATCTAGTTGCCGTTCAAAATGCACACAACGCCTTCCACAACTGGAACAAATTGAAGCATCTAGGCAAAGCTGCGAGCGACAATGACAGAACTTGCGTGGAACCGTCGGATTCTAATGTCACAGACGTGaggaataatatttctaacgcAAGCTCTCAACCTAAAGCACAGTGCCAAAGTTCAACGATGAAGACCGTGAGTCAATCCAGTCTGGTATCAGATTATAATAGCGATGTGATCAAAGTAAATATCCTTCCGCAATCAGATGGGAATCACATTTCGGTACAGAAAACGACCGCAAACCTGCAACAAGGAGCACTGAATGTAAATTACGCGAcgcaatatttttgtaatgatAATATCAAGCACTTAAACGTACCTCAGGAAACTATACAGGCGGAAAAATCGGCTGCGTCGCATTTGATCGCTGCAACGAATATAGCGGAGAGTGTGGACGCCAATGCCTACGAAAATCTCGGAAGAGAATGCATTGAATCGAGCGGTCAGTGTGCCACGAAACAGAGGCTGATGGAAGATTTAACTGAGGAGGAACGCGACctctttaattttcaatcaGCTCCGAATGTAACAGCAAACGTTTGTGTGAAAGAATCTCCGGGAGAGCACACTGGTAAAAAGACCTTGCCGGCTACTGCTAAGAAAACGACACTCGAAATGAACACCGAGGATCAAAATCGGAACTCAGAGTACAGACCGATGTTGTCTCACGCGCAAACTAAAGCCTTCCGCACGATAGTgccaaaagaaaaaacggaAAGGTGTAACATATGCGGCTTTCACTTTCCCGACACCAATATCTTGAATTTACACAGACAATTAGTGCACGAACAGGACACGAGTAGCGGCCTGGAGAAAGTTCCTAAGAATTATTCTTGCCACTTGTGTTCCAAGGTGTTCAAAATGCGAGGCAGCTTGATGGTGCATATGAGAGTAGCACACGTCGGACATCATTCAG ATTCTTTTTCTAAAGACGATCAAATTGAAGCTGCATACCCAGGCGACGCGGGATACACGTGTCCTACGTGCGGAAAGAAAttcaaaaaa GAGCAGCATGTGGTGCAACACTTGAAGACTCACGAGGGGAAACAGTGGGAGTGCGATACTTGCAGTAAAATGTTCACGACGAAGTATTTTCTGAAGAAGCACAAACGGCTGCACTCGGGAGAGATGCCgtacaaatgtaaaatatgcgACAAGAGTTTTACTTTTCAGCAATCGTATCACAAGCACCGGCTTTATCACAAGGACGATAAGCCGCATACTTGCGCGACTTGTGGAAGATCGTTCAAAGAGCTCTCGACGTTGCACAATCACGAAAGGATTCACACCGGAGAGAAGCCGTTTGCATGCGAGACATGTG TGTCTGTAACATTACGGTGTGCTGTGCATGGCTTACTGAAAGCGG GGAAATGTTTTCGTCAGCGTGTTTCGTACTTAGTCCATCGTCGAATTCACACAGGAGTGATGCCTTATAAATGCACAATGTGTGGCAAAAGCTTCCGATACAag GTGAGTCAGAGAACTCATAAATGTCCCGCGCAGGCTTCGGGTAGCGTCGAGCAATTGATAACGGAGAGATTGGAAGCTGAGAGTAGAACGGTCAGATCGCAGACCACCAACAACCTGCAAGAGAGTCAATCGTTGACAGACGCACGCGACAGCGAGGAAAATAAGTTTGTATTGATTATAAATGCCGAGGGGCAGCACGTTTTGGCGTTACAATCAGAAGTAAATGACATATCGTCTCAGAAAGAGGAACGAGCTATTAAATACGGAGACGCCGATAATAGCAACCAAGATTCAAAGAGCAAGCAGTGGAATACCAATGATTTAAATGACACGAGATTCGACGAGTCGGTGGCTGACAGAGGGCAATCGAATAATGAAAAGATAGCGAAAACTACGAACGATTTCTTTTCCATGGTGATGTCGCCCCTCGAAAACGGCATGTCGTCCCCAACGTTCGAAATGGAACAGCTGAGAGTGTCGTCGCCCAAGCGTAAAGAGGATCTGGTGAATTCTTATACAACCTTCCAGCAGGTCTCCGACGGAGTGCAAATAAACGTAGGAGAGCCAGATATGACGCACAGTTTCAGTCCCAACAAAGACGCGACTAACTCTCTGCAAACCATAAATGAAGAATCGTTAAAGGAACTGTTGTACGGCATAGATAGAAAATGA